In the Sedimentisphaera cyanobacteriorum genome, CCCAAGTTTGACAGTTGCAGCGCTCGGGTTGCTCTCCAGCATAGCCCTATCCCCTGCAGCAGCGATTTAATTAGTCGCCCCTGAAAAAGTTTAAAATTTCCTTAAATTCTTTTCTGATAATGGTTTATATGATTGAAAAGCTTTCGAGATATGGTATAATATTGCAAGTGTTTATCTTACATCTATCAAAACATTGCAATATTGGGACAAAATAATGAAGGCAAAAAACAATAAAGCAGGCTTACTCTTTCAGCAGCCATTAAAACCTCTTGTAAATCCTGATCACTCTTTAGTCCAACTCTCAGAGGTTGTCAACTGGTCTCGCTTTGAAGAGAAGTTTGGCAGTTTATACAGTCCTGATTCAGGCAGGCCGGCCAAGCCGATTCGCCTGATGGTCGGCCTTCAGTATCTCAAGTACACTTTCAATCTCAGCGATGAAGCAATCGTTGCCGGCTGGGTTGAGAATCCTTACTGGCAGTATTTCTGCGGCGAAAGATACTTCCAGCACGAGCCTCCTATTGATCCAACCAGTATGACTAAGTGGCGTAATAAGGTAAAATCTGATGGTCTTGAAGAGCTGCTCGAAGAAACTATCAAAGCCGGCTTGAAGCTTAAGGTTATCAAAAAGAACGATTTCAACAAGCTCGTTGCAGATACAACCGTTCAGCAGAAGAACATCACTTATCCGACCGACGCAAAACTCTGCCACAAACTGCGCATTAAGCTTGTAGATCTTGCAAAAGCATCAAAACTCCAACTTCGCCAAAGCTACGAAAGGGTTGGGAAAAGGGCGTATGTAATGCAGGGCAGGTATCGACGTGCAAAACAGTTCAAAAGAGCTAAAAAAGAAGTGAAGAAATTAAGGAACTACCTGCGGCGAATTACGAAAGAGGTCGAGCGGAATATAGCA is a window encoding:
- a CDS encoding IS5 family transposase, coding for MKAKNNKAGLLFQQPLKPLVNPDHSLVQLSEVVNWSRFEEKFGSLYSPDSGRPAKPIRLMVGLQYLKYTFNLSDEAIVAGWVENPYWQYFCGERYFQHEPPIDPTSMTKWRNKVKSDGLEELLEETIKAGLKLKVIKKNDFNKLVADTTVQQKNITYPTDAKLCHKLRIKLVDLAKASKLQLRQSYERVGKRAYVMQGRYRRAKQFKRAKKEVKKLRNYLRRITKEVERNIAGNEQLRIIFDTLLQAAKKLLAQTKKSKNKLYSIHEPHVCCIGKGKSHKKYEFGNKVGIVTTAKNNFIVGALGFEGNPYDGHTLRANLKQTMNLIGREKLGDVYVDGGYKKHGCEDIGNVEIVEKGWRKKKRSIKRWIKRRSSIEPTIGHLKEDNRLGRNFLKGVEGDKMNALGSAFGYNMRKLLEKFTFAYIFMLKIIEFYRNLAMKSKLKTRLA